In the Phyllopteryx taeniolatus isolate TA_2022b chromosome 1, UOR_Ptae_1.2, whole genome shotgun sequence genome, tgaagcaagggaggcctgcagttcatTAGAAGTTGTCCCAAGTTCCTCTGTGGCCTCCCGGATGAGTCGTTTTTGTTCTGTTGGGGTAATCATTGTAGGCCGGCctctcctgggaaggttcaccactgatAATTGCTCTGCGTATGATtgactggaatcctaaagctttagaaatggcttttgtaagcctttccagactgacagatgtcaattactttatttcttgactgttctggaatttctttggatcgtctcattttgttgcagctttttgagatcttctGTCGGACTTGatttttgtcgggacagattcttgattgaacaggtctggagctAATCAGACTTCAGTGTGATCActcaaaattaaccaaaaattgtgattaaccACATTGAATTCataatttaacaaggggggtaattactttttcacacagggccaggtaactttaaatagttgttgtttttttccctttaacgaaatcagcattttaagttccctTGGGTTCCGTttatctatttacatttgtttcatgatcttaaacatttaagtggagaaactatgcaaaaaaagataagaattgaaagggggccaatactttttaacAGCATTGTATTCATACTACATTTCACTACATATTGGTTTTGAATATGCTGTGACATCTGGATTACACGCCCCGCCTCTATTTatcttaaaacaaaaactgaagaaGAATTACAACGGAACAATATTGTACCACTCTTTGAGTCCCACCCTTGTTGGTTTAATGTGTGAACTTGCTGAAAATGTAAACCGGTCGCCAGGGTCAGTGAGCACAAATGTCACGGTGAATCTTGCCGTGCACAGTTGAGCCTTGAAAATCTACTTAGCGACTGATTTGTCTGATCTCCCTCAGCTGTTCGAAGATGTCGACGATGCCCTCAGCTGCACCACATTTGAGGAGGACTCGCTCTCCAGGAAACTGAAGTGTGAGTAGCACCCTCAAAATGTTGGctttaaaatgaaagaaaaattatttaaaaaaaaaaaataataataataataataaataaatacatttcaaggtGGCAGTCCTCAATCGTGCTGGGTCAAGCTGAACATTGAGGCGATGAAGAAAGAGCACCAAGCAGTCCGAACAAAGCGTTTAGCCTTGGGTGTGTTTGACCTTTCCACCAGCGGTTTTTAATGTACAGTCATTGTTTTCTTGAATGGGTTTCTTTCTGTCCATACAGAGACGTGGAGGAAAGCTTCGCCATGGCAGAGAAACTTGGGTTATCCACTGGCTATGCTTGCGCTCCTCGCCCTCACAGTAAATATTTATGTTCTCCCAGGCTCTTAAGCCATTTATTCAGGCAGCTAATAGGACcctgtgtaatatttttttggtcTCTTCAGGTGTTGTGTGTCCTGATGGTCTGTTTTAATGTGCTGGAGTTGCTCTTTGATGAGACTGCCATGCCCAGAGGAATGGAAGTAAGGATTGAGTGCCAGATTTAGTTTTGCAGCAAGTGGTGCATGTCTACTGATGATGGCTGTTCTTTGTGCATTCAGGATCCTCACCTTGGGATGGCCTCCTTCTCCATGTTTGGCTCACTGGGTGCAGCAGTTCAAGTAGTCCTTATACTGTATCCTTTAATACAATGGCATTATGATTATGCAGTATCTTGTGTAACCTGCggactgttttatgttttgtgatGCCGTATTTGTACGTGCTCGAAAAACTCAAGAATTTCTGTGTTGTCCTTAATAAAGACAGCTATCTAATGGTGTCATCAGTAGTTGGATTCTATAGTTCACCTCTCTTCACCGGCTTGGTGCCTCGTGCGCAGGATACCAACCTCACACAGgtgccaaactttttttttttttttttttttttttcccaccgtaTATTTACATGCATGTTCACTATCATTGTCTATATTCAATGAACACCTTAAACAGTCTACATGCGCAGATGCCCAAAATGCATGTGCTACTACACTCAAGTGACTAAATTGGGGCCCACTTGGGTTCGCATCATCCGGCGCGATTGTGATgttcagttagttagttagctagctagctctcCCTACACCTGGCAAATTCCCTTTGGGTCGTCTGCTGGCGTGGCTGCTTTTAGAGCGCTTTGCTGTCCACCGTGAGTGTGCACGTCATGCAGAGAGAAGCAACGAAAGGGGATTGCTTTTAGAACGTTCgacttgacagccagtgtgCGGACTGTGGCTTCACGCTAACGTCGCCGTCTCAGAGCACCTCATTGTCCCCGCGAAGACGTGTTGAGATATATTACAGCTaccttttgatttgattttatttttttagctttcTGTTTCATGAGGCGCGTAAGGCCACAATTGCGGTTTCTGTCATTTTTACGGGACCAGTTGGTTTTCTGTCAGGGTTTTCCTTCCCTTACAATCGGTTACAGCACATGGTATTCCCAGGGGATACTAACGAGGCccgaccctgcttagcttccgagatcaggCGTTGTCAGGGTACTATGGCCGTAAGCCGGCTTTAAGCGACTATATTTTCGCGGTTCAAACATCTGTAGACAAAGTAGCATATATTTTTCCAtgtcgtagtagtagtagtagtagattGACAGTTGAGTAAGCGTGGTTTCAGTGGACAAACACTATACTTTAATGGTCTGTGCTTTCGTTTTGATTGACTGGCCTGTGGGCGTTTATCTGGTGTGTTGGGGTGCACGCACACGTGCGTACGTCATCAATCGCCATATATCAATGAAGTAGGCCCCACACTGATGCAGTAAATGTGATCTATTTGTTTATGCTGGTCTCATTGACAGATATCAGATTCATATCTGTTTTTTCTCCATGTGTGGAAAAGGCTCGGAAGCAAACAATCAGAATAGTCCTTTAAATCCCATTACATGTCTTGATGCCAATCCTAGTATGCCGCACAAAGAGCCCATGTGTATTGTgtaaccaaataaaaaaacactttttgttgcTCAGCTGTATTTTTCTGTGCCCTTCAGATGATTGCCAATTGTGTTTCCCTTCTTATCCTGAGCTCAGCGCTTCCGGTCTTTTCACGTACACTTGGTAAGGATGTAAAgaaacgcgcgcgcacacaagaATAGTCAGACATTTTGCACTTGTAGTTTTGATAATGGCCACGAGAGGGCGTTTGTAGCGTTTGCTGTGAAAACCCAAACCTGACAATTTGGTTCATGaaggtttgctttttttttctcgcctGTCTTAGGGATCACCCGCTTCGATCTGCTGGGAGACTTTGGCCGCTATAACTGGCTTGGGAACTTTTATGCTGTGTTCCTGTACAACATGCTGTTTGCTGGCCTCACCTCCGCCTCTCTGATCAAGACAGTCACGTGGGCAGTGCAGAGGGAACTCATCCACGCATTTGGtttgtagtcttttttttgttgtggttttcgaatttgaaaatgaaagtcCATCCGCATGGCGTGAGCAGTTTGAGCTGAAATCGACTGCACTTGGATAGCTGTCAGCGTTTCCCAGCATCGGCCCCATTTCCCCGTGGGCTGGCCGCCGCTTTTCCTCAGATAGAAAGAATACAATTCTTACAGGAAAGTGTAAAAGGACAGCAGGAGAGTCAGATTCCCTTGGGGGACCTTCAGGCCCACTGCCCTAGACCcctcacagcacacacacacacccattagCCCTCCACCCAACACAAACAAGCCTGCAAAGCAAGCAAGCATGCATgtgcgcccacacacacacacacacacacacacacagtcccccTTCCTTACAGTTCAGATAGCATCTCTGCGCTAAGGCCACCTCACTTACTCTTTTCCATTGCCTCCCAGCTCACTTTTGTTCCATGATTAATTAACTCTGGTTTCACCTAAACCACTATTTTCCCTGTTTTTTAGCACTCCACCCTACAATTGTGCACAATATGATTATATTCTCTTCCTTTGCAGGGCTCCACCGACTACCCTTAACTGTCTCGCGCTCCACTGTCCCGTTCAGACTCCTGCTGGCAAGTGGACTGTCCAAAATCCAGTGACTTAAACCTTttgaacttgtttttgtttcttaaaaaaataagatcgAGCCAAAATGCGCACCCTTCAGATTGTGCAGCATAGTCCCATCTTCACTGGCTGGCGACATCGATTGTACAGAGCGAAGCGACGAGGGTGATGACTGCACTTGACTGCGTGCAGTTGGGGGGGGGCTTTGCTCAAAGATGTTCGCTGACCCAAAATGTGAAAGTGTGTTCATATGAGCCAAAAAATGGCTCGAACCTGAGATGCGGTTATGGCTCAAAGAGGGCGAATGTGAATCAAAGCCATATTACATGGGCAGTGAAGCCCCCAATAGAGGAGACAAAATGATGGCTTCTGAAACGTGCGAGTCAACAAAGCTATTTTGAAGTGTTATGCTGGAGCTGTGAGATAATTTCCTCTTTGGCTACAGGTTGATTAAGTGCTCGGTCTCTCGCGTTTTCTCTGTGACTTCTCCAGACTTTCCTCTTGTAGGATGTTCCGCTATTCTAAGTGTAAATCTGACTTCCATGCGGTGCAGCCCGGACTGCTGCACAGTCGGTCGGCGACGGGGAAGTTGCACGGAGAAAATGGGATGACGGGCTACCGTGTTCAGTCTGTGAGGAATAAGACTTTAATAAGTCTAAGCTTCTTAACAATTTATCTttagactttttacttttttttttttaaatgagcaagTTTACAAAGTCACTACCTGACTTACAAACGTGCACAAAAGGAAAGCTTTCCACTGTGTCTTATGCATTGATGGCCAAGGGAAAGTCTCTGTGGGGAACCAAGCAACCAAACTGTGAATTATTCCACTGTTTTGTGGGAAAGTgcaatacagtatgttaaagcACACAAATTTTTATCAgtgattcttaaaaaaaaaaaaaaaaaaaaagtgttaatcTCAGCTGCCTCTCCTTGGTGTGAATGGGTTTAGTGTGCTTAGTTGTTTCTCTGTTGTATTAGCAGGTTATTAGACGTCGGTGTGGCCAGCAGGGAGCAGTGTATCTCAAGTTCAACCTTTTCTGCCCTTCTTATTTGTTGACTGTACAGTGTATTTTATGCACAGATCACTCGTAGGGTTCTccttttacccccccccccccccccccccccaaagcagGAATacaatgtttgctttttttttttatatatccaAGGGCATTGGAGAAGCGACACATCACAGGCATTTATCACCTTTGTTAAATTGTTGACTGTGCTACAGCTGGGATACAGAATCTTTAGAGTTCTTCTCAAAGATTGCCAAATGGTGCTCATTGTTTACTTTGaaacaattttgtcattttaagagCAAAAACCAATaaaattgtcttgtttttaaagATGGTTTTGGGTGCCTCCCTCTTTGAATTTTATACACTGTAACAAAAGCATCAAGCTGATCAGTGGAGAATACTTGTGACCTGAACACCCAcccccaccattttttttttttttttttttttttgcactcctTTTAATCAGCTAAAGAAGAAAGCCATATTTTGGGCTGTCTTTCAGCAGTGTGCAGCCACTATAGCCCTAACCCACGCTTTCCCTTCTTCGATGCAAGTGccagattagaaaaaaaaacttgaatcaGCAGGACTGACATTTTGTCCTTCACGTCTCCACCATCCGCCCACCGCCTTTCTTCCATCACTCTTCCTTCCCAATTGTCCATTTCCTCATCCCATTTTTCTGAAGTCAGTTCAAGAAAAGGCTGACTCCTGATTGATTTCTCTCGCttgatttttgtttgcatttcttgttttgtttagttggaTGTCTTAATCAAGCTTATTtgctttagtttttgtttttcattgcctTTCCTTTGCAAAAAGGAAATGAACTCAAATGTGCACAAATGCAACGGCAACATCTGGCGGCTGGTTGAGCTCTGCGGAAGTTCCAGATATAAGGTGTGTTGAGAGATGGGCTAGTGCACTATTGCTGACTCTGTCACAAACGTATGAACAAACTCAGACCTAACTAGTCGAATGTGGTCAAATGGAAAACATAGCCATTGCTGAagtacatacagtggtgccttaagatgcTCATTCTGTGATCACGTTTATAACGCAAAACACTTGTATTCATTAGCCTgcctatggcgtttcccataatgtgttagcattaagctagaggacctgggcaaagttatgtggttgctttaaatacacaatgttattctcattattatttttttaagtttagcTTGACAGTAAACGTCCACTGGGGGtggcatttaaaataatttcttttttttttgaaaaagaagaATTCTTTATCTACTAAACTGCtttttattgtgaagtgagcgGAACTCACTGCCGCCATACAGTGCTTgtgtctcaaatttttgcttgcatgtcaaagcaaaaatcatCCACACGATGGCTCTTGTCTCAAAAACCCGTAAGCCGAGTAACTCTTATCGCGAGGCAGGATGTCGGACAATTTGTTCCGCGCTGTTTTTCCCCATAATTCATGACTAAAATAAGGCAGCCTTTTTCCAAGAAACAGCTTTTTATTCCAGCAAACCTGGCTTCCATATCAGTCTTGATTAGCACTGCGCCTCTCCGTGCCGCAAAAATATTAACCATACGTAGTGATGCAATCAAAGGGTTACAGCAGTCCCATTGGGTGACACACACCATTAGACTGTTGTCAGGCGTATCTTAGACAAGGCAGCAGACAGGCTGCTTGTAATGGGATGAGATATGCTATCTTTATTGTCAAAACATAAGAATGAAGTTCAGGGGGGACGGATTAGCTTTCCTGACATTGGGCCGTTTGAACTGCATGCCAAAATGAATTAGATGCCGTTGCACCCTTGTTTGTGTGCTCACAAATGACAGAAGCACTCACAGGAAAAAGGCGAGACTTGCCGGCTAATCAACTGATAATGGCACTCGCGCTCTCTGCCCGGCATCCTGCGTGCACGCTCACGGCACGCTTGCTTCACACGGGCAGCCCTGTGtgattttgattgttttattgttgtttttagggAGGCGTAAGCTTTGCGAGTTTTTCTGAAAGTGTCTTGTACACAGTGAGCAGATGATTAATCCGACTGGTGACCCGCTTGCCTGGAGTCAGGAAGTTCCACCTTTTTGCAgtttattgcccccccccccccaaatgtacAACATCACAACTTCAATGTCTCTCATTCAAATGCAAGATCAAGTGTTCATGTGCATGCTTCACATTTTGTGCATGCTTCACAAGTTTTTCCCAATAAAATGCTAAACTAAAGTTACATGAAACACAGTGAAGGGTGTGCGGCCATCTCAGAATGCACCACCCAGCCTCTTCCTGCACTGATAACATAGTGAGAGATGTCAGTGGGCAGAAAGAAAGGATGGGTGTTGGAGCAGTGTCAGATCCTTGACTTTTCTTTCCCCCCGACCCTTTAAGCGGCCTCCACCTGAGGAAGTGAAACCTGCACAGCGTCTATTTAGTTCCGTCAGACAAGACAAACACTTGAGATGTTAAAGCCAGCATTGTTCCAACGCATACATTTGATCTTACAACAGATCCATCCAGTGGAGCGTTTTAATATGAGCGGAAAATGGTGGGACGATTAGAAATGATATGCCAGGAAAACTGAAGTACTGTCTATATACGATGTTCAGAACAGTTATGCTGTAGTGACACATGAGGGGTacctcagaatcatctttattttgccaagtatgtcaaaaaaaaaaaaacacaaggaatttgtctccggcagttggagccactctagtacgacaatagacaatcaatatattaaaaaaaaaaaaaaaaacatgctacatttttactgttttaattGCGAGAGAAAGCTACAAGTAGATGACACTTTCAAGCAAATAAGATCTCAACTTAGTCACAAACTGCAGCGTCAACAAACAGGCTTTggtcatttattgattttttttttacatgccatTTAATCATTATTAAAGAAACTTTCAAATACAGTTTACTTCAAAATAAACTTCCATGAATATTAGggggaaattttattttttatttttattagtgtTGGCAGATTTTGTGCAGCCACAGGGACGCACACAATCAAGAAAATGACGACACTGGTTAGTTCTCACGTTTATTTTGTAAGTGAATCACTACTTTGTTTAAAGTAGCTATTTTACGAATTtccttaatttaaaaacagtcaCCAGGTGTCTTGACATTGTTTGGTCAAAATGCTGTAAATAAAGAATAACCAATGATAGTACACTTCACATCCACTTGAAATCATTGGTCTAGCCGTTAGcacgtctgcgtcacagttctgaggtttacGGTTCAAATCCGAGCtctatatgccctgtgattggtttgGCGACCACTCTGTGATCGGACAAATGGAATAGAAAAGAGACGGACTGATTTTGGAATGACCTTATTTAATACTTATTGAAAtgttcaaagttggaaactttccagaGGAATAAACATATCACATACACCCATATCAAAAAATATCAACCTTCTAATAATGTGTTGAGAATTACCACTCATGCtaaaacacttaaaacaatGCATCTGGTTgtccgatgtttttttttgatgtCCTTATCGAATAAATTGTATCTAATAAATCATGAACTTCAAAAATTGAAGGTTAATTCTTAATATGAAACTCAAATATGGTTGAGGAAACTCTTTGAGCATAATCCTTATGTAAAAAAGCCGATTTTGGGCAAATACAgttatagtggtaccttgatgtACGACTGCCCCAAATGGAGAGTTTTAAAAGTTACAAGCTGTTGcttagtggatttttttttctttctcccccaTTGTGTGGCGAACCACAATTGGAGTTAGGAGCATTGGGTAAGATGCCTCTTGAGTGAAGTGGAGGAAAAATGTATAGCAACCAAGGTACTGTAACGCCTCTTGTGGCTTCGCAGGAAGCTCATGCAGTCACGCAGCCATGTACTCCCATCCTGAAATGGGGGAGGAAGAAGTTCAGAAGAGGCAGAAAGCGGCAACAAGGGGGAGGCAGAAGGATTgggtgccaaaaaaaaaaaaagaataaccaCAACTTTATTTCCATCTGCAGCCCACAGATGCTTGCTTCCTTCCTTTACTCCCTTTCATGTTACATTCTCAAATTGCTTTGATGAAACATGTCGAAGATGTAaacgttactttttttttttgcgtgtgtctGAGTCGAGTCCCGCGTTTGTCATGGAGGCTGATATCTCTCATCTGTGCTCGGTCTTGTTTATTGATTAGGACAGGACAATGCTGTTTCACACTGCCACCCTTCCCTACGACATCCTGGGATCTTCTGAAATCTTCCCCAGCGAGGATGCAACCTTTGGTGACCTTTGCAGGAGCACCGCAGCGTTGTAAGTCTTATTTAGAACATGATCCGGCACATGAGAAATGAAACAGATGGAGCGATACCGTGTAGGTAGATAGATATAGATTGATGGATAGATCaatcgatcgatagatagatggcGCTGTATGGCACAGTATCATTCTGAGACTAGTTTCTGATTGTTTTCCCTAGTCGGGTAGCTAAATAGGTTTCCCAAAATATTAACACTTTTTGGTGTGATTACCTTTGTTAGGAGATACGAAGctgcaagctgtttattgctcctcccagttgaagttgactatcaaactaaacatacagcaaaacaaagagaattgcatGTTGTATATGCTCCACAATTATGACAAATAGAGCCCGCCTCCAAACTGTGAGACGCTGCGTGCGTGTCCGCTCGATGCTCCGAAAACACCCCCCACTCGAACTTGAACTGTCCCAGGACCCTGAGCATTTGGAGGGCCCCCTTTTGAAGAACTGTCCATAAGCACCCCCAacaaattgcttttggaaattaaagAATTAAAATATGACGtttcaaccaagtactgtattgtattttatttacattttgctaTCTTGTTAAAAAAGAATTCTAAAGCGCTCTCAAATTTTGGGGGTGCTTTTACTGACTTTAGGGATGCTTCCGCACCCCCCAGAATGGACGAAACACGCCCATGTGTTTCAGCATtgatcttcaaacatattcagggtctttaaaatacacattgcattttgttttcggggagaggctggaacggattaatggcattctcCATTCACTTCAACGGAAAAAGATGTTTTGATATAAAAGTTACGAGCGTGGTTACAAAACGAATTCAACTCGTAACCATGTGATAGCAGATGTCAGCCTTGGGACTGCAAATGATTGTACTCGCCTAATTTATAGCATTATTATCAGACACATTTAATGACTCTCCCAGCTATTGTTCTGAGAtggatataaataaaatgttgttttcgaGTGTTTTCAGCAGAAAGGTCTTGGGGGCACCAACTTGGTTCCTCAAACACAGGAAGTAGGGGAACCTTTTCGGGGTGTCAAGGCTGGACACTTGTTTTCTCTGCATGACCTTCACTTTCAAGTCCATCTATTATTAACAcaaacttgatttatttttctttcttttttttttttttcttccccttaaCATTTGACCTGTTTTTCCTGGTTATTGATTGATgagcccaaaagtgcatttgaaCTGTCACACCCATTCGTCTTGGCAATTGGAAGCAAGCAACGAGTGGCCAGCGCCGTGATCTGATACGTCTGATATGTTGTGAGTAAGAGAGGATGGCGGGGGTGGAGTGGTGTCATTGTGTTAACACAAGTAGACTAATCATGTGTCCTTTCAAAGGGTGAATTGGAGGCGTGCGCTATCCCGGCGCAGTGGGAGCGCGCAGAGGAAGGGAGGGCAATCTGCTCCAGACTCTAATAAGACCCAATGACTGCTGCAAGGTGGCCAGGAGCGCTGCGACTCGCCACGGGTGGACAAAAGAGGAAGACAAAAGAGGATGACGCCGTGACAGTCGGATTTTTAGCAGGGGGGATTTGGAGCGCCAGTTGTGTGGCAGAGTGGCCATGTCGTGACAGGTAGACGATGAAGATGACTCGAAATGCTCAGGTGGCTTTAAATAAGCAAATACACATGAGTGCAACCGTAGCACAGAATCCTATTGAAATGTCTTATAGGTGTTAAGAGTTGATGAACTTGCACTTTCTGGTTCATTTCAAGCCAAAAGGATGTCCTAACACAAATTGAGTTTTCATGCTCAAGCTATTATCAGTGCTTTGGAATGGACCAAGCTTTGACCCCAGCCTACATGTCACCCACCTGAAGCATCAAGCCTCCTCAATGAAGAAGCAGCCCCGCCGGGCCCGCAGCGCCCGGCTCGGCCTACTCGCTCTGTTGACCTGTCTGTGCCTGGCCGAGGGGTGCGGGCCGGGCCCCGGCTACGGCGTCCGGTCCAGGCCCAGGAGGCTGACGCCCATGCACTACAAGCAATTTTCCCCCAACTTCTCAGAGAATAACCTAGGGGCCAGCGGGAGGGCAGAGGGCAAGATCACAAGGAGCTCGGAGCGCTTCAATGAACTGGTGTGCAACTACAACCCAGATATTGTCTTTAAAGATGAAGAGAACACCAATGCGGACCGCTTCATGACAAAGGTAAGACTGACTTTGGTGTTCACTTCCCTTCATTTGCCCCGATGAGGCCTCCCTCCATCACACTGCTACTGTATACTACTTTGCACCAATCAAATCAGTGACATCACCTTCACTCATTGTCTGTCGTCTGTGACCCTGCCAGGCTCCTAACACAAACAAAAGAGTGAGTCGGTTTAAAAGCAAACTCCCCTTGCCCTTTTCTTGAGAAATCAGGATCCAATTCAACACTTGCACATACGCGAAGGTCCGGTGCTGCCTGGGGTTCAGGTCCAAGTTTATCATCGTGAAAACTAATTGTCCTATATGAGGCCGTCTATACGTTTTTCACCCTTGGGAAAAACAATTGTTGTCAGGGTGATCGATGCCCAGCCTGCCCACTTTGACCCGTTTTGATGTTTGATGTTTGCTCCTGCCCCCACCCTGGTTGCCAGTCACTGCACCACATAAAGAGATTTCCCAAGTTCCCCATTCAGGAACATGCAGCACATTTGAATCTTTAACCAAACACCTTGGGAATACTGCTATTACAGGTGTACATGGGATGGACCTGCTTATCATCAATACATCGAGTTACGATTTGGCTGGATGGGCTTTCGAGCCCAAACTCGTTGTTTTCCCACGCATCTGCACATACGATGGGAAGCGATGCTTTCTCCTCCAGTGATGCGGCGGCTTACTTTGCTTGTTTAGGAAATACATCTATGTGATGAATATGAGTGGTTGTAATGTGTGCCCTTCTCATGCCCACTTTTGAGTGTGTCCATGTGTGCTGTGCCCCTCTTTTTTGCTCAGATGTGAAAGACGCTCATTGTGCGTCACTTGGAGAAAGGTCGCCTATACAAAATTCCCGCCTGCTGAAGTAATGGCACCGTTGGAAAAGCCACTATTGTAGTTGTGACAATGAAATGCCTCTCTTCAATGGCATTGGGAGGAAAATGTATCTAGTTTGCTTTCTGTCCCTTTCTTTCTCACCCTTTGCTGTCACATTCCGAAGTGCATGCCAATACATTTTCCCCTTTGCCTTGTGTGTAGTGGCGCTCTCTCCCATGCTCAGCTTTCCACGACTCCTTTTCTTAGCTTCTAGACAAATGCTATTCAGTCAAAGGCCAGAAGGCTCGCAACATCCCAACTAATGAGCGCATCACTTTCGACACCGACACCATCCTTTTACCAGCGTGCGACTATGCTGGGAGTTGGAAATACGACGGCCCACGGGAGGCCTAGGAGTCACAATTCCGATCAAATGTTTCCGGGGTGAAAGTTATGCTTGGCACAGCCGACAAAGACGGAGAATGGCCTTGATTATTCTGTCACCCTGTTGAAAAAGGCAAAGGAATGCGGCAAACTTGCTACTGCAGCCTTTTACTCATATTGTCCGATTGTTTGAGGAGGGAGAGGAGGAATTTATGTGCCAGCAAACAATCATAACATGGGAGACAGTGTCATGAGACCAAATTTCTTCATGGTCACACTTGAGAGCACTGAGGTGTATAATGGAGTCACATATTGCACTTAGAGTAGCTTAACCCTGTTAATAAATGGTAACAAGTATAGGACATTTGTGCTTGAGTGGGTTTCAAAGTTCAAACATGCCATCCACTGTACACAGCACAGAAATGACCAACTGTAAtcttcagaaaatctggagaaatcac is a window encoding:
- the lmbr1l gene encoding limb region 1 homolog-like protein; amino-acid sequence: METDDVSVREQLFHNRVRETIICVLLFTCLYVMSYLILARFKKTAEFVTDDIEDATVNKIALWLCTFTLSVAVCAVLLLPISILSNEVLLTFPQSYYMQWLNGSLIHGLWNLVFLFSNLSLVFLMPFAYFFTESEGFVGSKKGVMARVYEAVVLLLLLALLVLGIVWVASALLHDNMARKSLYDLWEYYLPYLYSGISLFGVLLLLLCTPFGLSRMFNVTGSLLVKPRLFEDVDDALSCTTFEEDSLSRKLKCGSPQSCWVKLNIEAMKKEHQAVRTKRLALETWRKASPWQRNLGYPLAMLALLALTVLCVLMVCFNVLELLFDETAMPRGMEDPHLGMASFSMFGSLGAAVQVVLILYLMVSSVVGFYSSPLFTGLVPRAQDTNLTQMIANCVSLLILSSALPVFSRTLGITRFDLLGDFGRYNWLGNFYAVFLYNMLFAGLTSASLIKTVTWAVQRELIHAFGLHRLPLTVSRSTVPFRLLLASGLSKIQ